ACCCTGCGCTGATGTCTGGAGAAAAAGCGCAAGGGATGCTGAACGCGGCATTACGCTTAGGTGGTAACGCCCAGCAGCCGCAGATCTTCGGACGTATGGCGCTGGATAAAGTTGATATCGATGGGCAGTTTATGCCGTTTGATATCACGGAAGGCAATCTGGCGGTTAACTTTGCAGGGATGAGTTCGGCGCTGCAAGGAGTGATCAAAACTTCGCGCGGGCAACTCAACCTGACGGGTAATGCGGATTGGCGTGTGATTGATGCATGGCGTGCGCAGATTGCAGTGAAAGGAGATCGCGTTCGCGTAACTGTTCCGCCGATGGTGCGTTTGGATGTGTCACCGGATATTGTGTTTGAAGCGACGCCGAAGATGTTTGCTTTAAACGGCTCGGTGGGTATTCCTTGGGCGCGAATTACGGTTCAGGAGCTGCCTGAAAGCGCGGTGTCGGTATCGTCGGATGAGGTGATGCTGAATAATCAACGCCAGCCGATAGCGCCAGCGTCGGCGTCGATTCCGATTAACAGCAATTTGAATATTCACATTGGCCCCAATGTTCGCTTAGATGCTTTCGGTCTGAAAGCGAAATTGCAGGGCGATCTGAAGATGGTTCAAGATGAACATGGTCTTGGCTTGAATGGTCAGGTGAATATTCCAGAAGGCCGTTTTGCCGCATATGGACAAGATTTACTGATCCGTAAAGGTGAACTGATCTTCTCTGGACCACCAGAGCAGCCATTGCTGAATATTGAAGCAATTCGTAACCCCGATGCAACGGAAGACGATGTTACTGCCGGGGTACGTGTAACAGGACTTGCTGATCAGCCGAAACTAGAAGTATTCTCGGATCCTGCCATGTCACAGCAGATGGCGCTGTCTTATTTGCTGCGTGGGCAGGGATTAGAAAGTTCGGGAACGGACAGCAATGCCATGACATCAATGCTGATCGGCATGGGGGTAGCGCAAAGTGGTAAGCTGGTGGGTAAAATCGGTGAGACATTTGGCGTGAGCAATTTATCTCTAGACGCTCAAGGCGTTGGAGACAGCTCGCAGGTAGTTGTGAGTGGTTATGTACTACCAGGATTACAGGTAAAATATGGTGTTGGGATATTTGATTCGTTGGCGACGCTGACGTTACGTTATCGCCTGATGCCAAAATTATATCTGGAAGCGGTGTCTGGACTCGATCAGGCACTCGATTTGCTCTATCAGTTTGAGTTTGAGTGATGCGAATTATTGTATATGGAAGTCTACGTCGTAAGCAGGGTAATAGTCATTGGATGACTAACGCCATGTTGCTGGGTGAATGTGAGCTCGAAGGGTACGAGATGTACGATCTCGGCCATTTTCCGGCGGTAGTTCCGGGCGAGGGAAAGGTATTTTGCGAAGTCTATCGCATTAACTCTTCCATTTTAGCCGAGCTGGATGAGCTGAAAAGCAACAGCAAGGATTATCGTAGAGAGCTGATTCAAACGCCATTCGGCAGTGCGTGGATATATATCTATCTGTACTCGGTAGACAGTTTGCCACGTATCAAATGTGGTGACTGGTTGAAACGCGATCAGGAATGTAGCGAATAACACGCTGCTTATCTGACAGTAAAACATAAAAAAACACCGCCAATGGCGGTGTTTTTTTTCGTGCACGTGAAAACAATTATTTGTTTTTAGCGCGCTCGAAAGAGGCAACGATTTCAGCTTTAGCGGCTTCAGC
This is a stretch of genomic DNA from Hafnia alvei. It encodes these proteins:
- a CDS encoding gamma-glutamylcyclotransferase is translated as MRIIVYGSLRRKQGNSHWMTNAMLLGECELEGYEMYDLGHFPAVVPGEGKVFCEVYRINSSILAELDELKSNSKDYRRELIQTPFGSAWIYIYLYSVDSLPRIKCGDWLKRDQECSE